The Sulfurihydrogenibium azorense Az-Fu1 genome contains the following window.
TGAGGATCTTCTATATCTACAATAGCAACTCTATCTTTAAAGGCTTTTTGCATTCTGGCGATACCAGCTCTAGCTTGAACCTCAAGCAACTCTCCAACAGGTCTAACCCTTCTGTTTCCTAAATGTGCAATATCATCTAAAGTTTTCTTCCCATATCTTAATTCAAGTAAATATTTAACAATGGCTATAATATCAGCCATTTGAAGAGTTCTTGCTTCTTCATCTAAGTACTCTTTAACTTTTATTTCTTTAAAAGAGTGTTTTTTCAACTCTTCAACTAACTGTCTATCTATCTTTGTACCTGCAGGGTATACTGTATCTCTTATCTTTACATCTTCATCTAACATAAGAGGTGGGAATTTTTCAAAGAAGTCCTCTAAGTCTAAAGGTTTTATAGTTTTTGGCACATTATGGACTTTTGCATTTATCTTAACTCTTCCAACTCTTGAAAGGTCATATTTTTGGTAATCTTCAAATGTATTTTCAAAAAGTTCTCTTGCTCTTTTCATAAATGCCTTTGGATCAAGAACAGCAGTATCCGTTGGTCTCATTTTTTTGTATATCTCAACTAAAGCAGCATCTCTAAAGGAGAACATAGCATTTATTTTAGGTTCATCTTTTTTTAGAGTTTCAACTATTATTCTTTGATATGGTGATTTATTACATACTTGAGGTTCAACAGCTACAATCTCTTCTATCTTATATCTGTCGTCGTTTATGTAAGAAGCCAAATTTTCTGCAGGGACATATTTCTCGTATCTTATTGAAACAGGTTGACCTTTATCCGATATCTCTTCTGTTACATACGTTATGAATATATCTCTATTTGCTAACTCTTCTAATGAAACTGGTAATCCTGTTTTTTCTTCAACTAACTCTCCATTTACAACTTTGTACTTTTCAACTTTTCCATAGAATGTTTTTAATATTTTGTAAGCAGTATCACATCCAAAAGCTCTAACTAAAGTGGTACCTAATATTTTTCTTCTGTCTATCTTTGCGTAAAAGATTTCAGCATTAGTAGCGTACTGAACTTCTACTCTTGAACCTTTTTCAGGTATTACACTACCTTCGTATATTATTCTTGTTATAATATCTTTTGTTTTATCTTCTTTTGCCGAGAAGAATATACCAGAAGATCTAATCAACTGGGAAACTATTACCCTTTCACTACCATTTATCATAAAGTAAGCGTAATCTGTAAGAAGAGGTAGTTCTCCAAAATAAAGTTTTTGCTTTCTTATTGTCTTTGGAACGACTTCTCCAGTTTTTGGATCTACATTGTTTATAACTAATTCAAGTAAAACTCTTAAAGGTGCACTGTAAGTTAAACCTTTGTACTTACATTCATCTACACTTAGTTTTTCTTTGTATATTAAAGGACTTCCACAGTGGGGACAATCAACTTCTGGACCTCCTAACACTTCTTCCGGAAGAGATTTTCCACACTTACCACATTCCCAATCTCCAATCTCATAACCTACGTATCTTACTTCAAGTTGACCGTTTGGATCAACAAATGGAAATGAAGTTCTAAAAAGATTTTCTAATCCTTTATTTGGATCTCTTTTGAGAGGATTAACATGAAATTGTGTAAAATTTTCAAAAGATTCTCTAATTACTGAAAGTAAATCAGGAGGTGTTATAATTTCTTTTCTTTTGGATAAACTTTTACGGAAAGGGTTTGACTTAAGATTCTTTATTACTCTCATCCTTACACCACCTTATTTAGTTTTAAAATAAATAAAGGTAGACTACCACCTAAAGGATAGCCTACCTTAAACTGTTTTAAAAGTTAAGTCAATCTTAAATAGCTTCAACGTTATTATTTAATTTCTACAGTAGCTCCAGCTTCTTCTAATTTTTTCTTGATTTGTTCTGCTTCTTCTTTAGAAACTCCTTCTTTAATTGGTTTTGGAGCTCCTTCTACTAAGTCTTTAGCTTCTTTTAAGCCAAGACCAGTGATTTCTCTAACAACTTTAATAACGTTGATTTTATTTGCTCCAGGATTTGCCAATATAACATCAAACTCTGTTTTTTCTTCAGCAGCCGGAGCAGCAGCACCACCTGCAGCAGCTGGAGCAGCAGCAACCATAGCAGCAGCAGAAACACCAAACTCTTCCTCTAAATCTTTAACAAGTTGTGCTAACTCTAAAACTGTCATAGACTTGATAGCTTCTTTAATCTCTTCTCTTGTAATTGTTGCCATAGTATTAAAACCTCCTATCTAAAATTTTTTTAAGATTGTTTTTCTTTCTCTTTTCTAATTGCATCTAAAACTAAAACTGCTTTTTGTGGTATAGCGTTAAGTACACGTACAAAGTTCGTAATAGGCGCTTGTAAAACAGCCAAGAGCTGAGCCACAAGTACTTCTTTAGTTGGTAGAGAAGCAAGGTATTCAATTTTCTGTGGGTCAGCGTAAACACCTTCTACTAAGCCACCTTTCACTTTAGCTTCTTCTTTTCCTTTTAAAAACTCTTTTAAGAGTTTTGCAGGAGCTACTGGGTCTTCATAACCAAATATTACAGCAGTTTGCTCTTTAAAGATATCTATTTTATCATAAAGTTGGGTGCCATTGCAAGCCCTATAAAGAAGAGTATTTTTAACAACTTTCATTTCGGCACCATTTTTCTTTAACTGCTTTCTAAAATCAGTTATAGAGTTTGCATCTATACCTTTAAAATCTAACAATATAACCACTGGAGATTTTTCTATCTTTTCTTTGATTTCTTTAACTAACTCTGCCTTTTTTTGAATAGACTTTCTTTCTAACGTCGCCATTTTACCTCTCCTTACGCAGCCTTAGTCTCTAAAGATTTTTGCAATGCTGCCAAATCAAGCTTTACAGCAGGACTCATAGTAGTTTTAATAACAGCATTTTTTATATATTGTCCTTTTATCCCTGCAGGTTTCGCTTTAATTATTGCATCTAAGACTGCTAAAATATTTTCTTTTAACTTTTGCTCATCAAAAGATATTTTTCCTACAAGAACATGAACATTTCCTGTTTTATCCACTTTAAATTCCACCCTACCTTTTTTAGCTTCTGTGACTGCCCTTTTTATATCGGTAGTAACAGTCCCTACTTTAGGGTTTGGCATTAGTCCTCTAGGACCTAATATTTTACCTAATTTTGCCATTTTTGGCATCATATCAGGAGTTGCAATTACCACATCAAAATCTATCCAGTTTTCATTGGCTATTTTGTTTATAAGTTCTTCTCCGCCAACATAGTCTGCTCCGGCTTCTTCTGCCTCTTTTAACTTTTCTCCCTGAGCTATTACTAAAACTTTTAACTCTCTACCAAGTCCATGAGGTAAGACTACAGACCCTCTAACCATCTGGTCTGCGTACTTTGGATCTACTCCCAACCTTGCAATAAATTCTACAGTTTCATCAAACTTTCTTTGTAGAACTTTTGAAACTTCTTTTAACTTCCTAATAGCTTCATTTAAACTGTAAGTTTTCTCTTTGTCTATAAGCTTTAAAGCTTCTAAGTATTTTTTTCCTCTTTTTGCCATGGTTACTACCCCTTGTATCCTTCTATTTCAATTCCCATACTACGAGCTGTTCCCGCGATAGTTCTCATAGCCATTTCTATATCTTCTGTGTTAAGGTCTTTTAGCTTCATTTGGGCAATCTCTTTAAGCTGTGCTACAGTAATTTTACCAACTTTATTCTTCTTTGGATCGCCGGATCCAGTTTTTATACCTGCAGCCTCTTTTAAAAGATAAGAAGCTGGTGGAGTTTTAAGAATAAATGTAAAAGACCTGTCAGAGTAAATAGTAATCACTACTGGAACTATTGTACCCGGCTTCATATTTGCCGTTGCAGCATTGAAGCTCTTTACAAATTCCATAATGTTCACACCATGTTGTCCTAATGCAGGTCCAACAGGTGGAGATGGTGCTGCTTGTTGAGCTGGAATCATTAGCTCAACAGTTGCTGTAACTTTCTTTGCCATTTCTACTTACACCTCCTTGAATTCTTGCCTGTCAAAAAAAATACCAGATTGAACCGACAGGCTAAATTTTCTCCACTTGGGAGAATTCAAGTTCAACCGGTGTTGCTCTTCCAAAAATAGTTATTAAAGCTATTAGTTTCTCTTTATCTGGGAAGACTTCATCTACAACACCTGTAAAGTTCATAAAAGGACCTTCTATAACTCTTACCATATCTCCCTTTGCAAAGAGTAATTTTCTAACTTTCGGGGTTCCTTTTTGTATCTGTGATATTACCTTAGCTACATCCTTTTCATCTAAAGGTACTGGAACTCCACCTGCACTTACAAAACCAATTAAATAAGGAGTTTTCTTTACTAAATCTATCAAGTCATCTGTTAATTTAGCTTTTATAAGTATGTATCCGGGAAATATTTTATTTTCTAATACAATCCTTGCTTCAGTTTTATTTTCTTTGCAACTTATTTTCTGTCCTGGTTTAAAAATTGGACTGTGGGCTACACAATCTTCGTCCCCTTCTACACTTTCCAATACCCTTACAGTTCCATCTTCGATTAAAAACTTCGTAATTCCTTTTTTACCTTCAACAGGGATTTCCCTGTTTTGCCCTTTTAAAGATAATCTATACTTTTCTTTCCCTTGAGCTTTTATTACAACTTTTTCCTCTGCTGGAACTATCACTTCATCTACCAAATAATCTAAATTGTTTAATTTTAAATTTTTTAAAAAATTTTCTTTAGCTTTTATTTCTAAATTTGATTGCGTGTATAAAGCATACCATTTTTTCTCTTCTTGTGTTTCCTGATTTTCTAAATTATCTTGATGCACTATGTTTTCTTCTGACATCCACTCTCTACCTCTCTAGTATAAAGGTAATAATTTTTGCAAAAAGTAAATCCAATCCCCAAAGATAAACAGCAATAATTAATGTAAATACAATAACTGTTGCTGTTGCTGTTTTTACAAGCTCTCTAGAAGGCCAAGTAACTTTTTTTAGCTCTTCGTAAACTTCCTTCAAAAAGTTTATATACTTCTTCATCTTATCTCCAAAGCGGGGCAGGAAGGACTCGAACCCTCAACCTGCGGATTTGGAGTCCGCTGCTCTGCCAATTGAGCTACTGCCCCGCAAAAGTTACCTTACTTTATTTCCCTGTGTAAGGTGTGTTTTTTACAGAATTTACAATATTTTTTTAGTTCTAATCTATCCGGATGTTTTCTTTTATTTTTGGTAGTAGTGTAGTTCTTTCTCTTACACTCAGTACAAGCAAGAGTTATTATTTCTCTCATTTTTCTTCCTCACATTAATCTAAGATTTTAGTAACAACACCAGCACCTACTGTTCTTCCACCTTCCCTAATCGCAAATCTCATCTGCTCTTCCATAGCTACTGGTACCATTAACTCTACTTCTAACTCTAC
Protein-coding sequences here:
- the rplL gene encoding 50S ribosomal protein L7/L12 — translated: MATITREEIKEAIKSMTVLELAQLVKDLEEEFGVSAAAMVAAAPAAAGGAAAPAAEEKTEFDVILANPGANKINVIKVVREITGLGLKEAKDLVEGAPKPIKEGVSKEEAEQIKKKLEEAGATVEIK
- the rplJ gene encoding 50S ribosomal protein L10; the protein is MATLERKSIQKKAELVKEIKEKIEKSPVVILLDFKGIDANSITDFRKQLKKNGAEMKVVKNTLLYRACNGTQLYDKIDIFKEQTAVIFGYEDPVAPAKLLKEFLKGKEEAKVKGGLVEGVYADPQKIEYLASLPTKEVLVAQLLAVLQAPITNFVRVLNAIPQKAVLVLDAIRKEKEKQS
- the rplA gene encoding 50S ribosomal protein L1 → MAKRGKKYLEALKLIDKEKTYSLNEAIRKLKEVSKVLQRKFDETVEFIARLGVDPKYADQMVRGSVVLPHGLGRELKVLVIAQGEKLKEAEEAGADYVGGEELINKIANENWIDFDVVIATPDMMPKMAKLGKILGPRGLMPNPKVGTVTTDIKRAVTEAKKGRVEFKVDKTGNVHVLVGKISFDEQKLKENILAVLDAIIKAKPAGIKGQYIKNAVIKTTMSPAVKLDLAALQKSLETKAA
- the rplK gene encoding 50S ribosomal protein L11, whose translation is MAKKVTATVELMIPAQQAAPSPPVGPALGQHGVNIMEFVKSFNAATANMKPGTIVPVVITIYSDRSFTFILKTPPASYLLKEAAGIKTGSGDPKKNKVGKITVAQLKEIAQMKLKDLNTEDIEMAMRTIAGTARSMGIEIEGYKG
- the nusG gene encoding transcription termination/antitermination protein NusG, producing MSEENIVHQDNLENQETQEEKKWYALYTQSNLEIKAKENFLKNLKLNNLDYLVDEVIVPAEEKVVIKAQGKEKYRLSLKGQNREIPVEGKKGITKFLIEDGTVRVLESVEGDEDCVAHSPIFKPGQKISCKENKTEARIVLENKIFPGYILIKAKLTDDLIDLVKKTPYLIGFVSAGGVPVPLDEKDVAKVISQIQKGTPKVRKLLFAKGDMVRVIEGPFMNFTGVVDEVFPDKEKLIALITIFGRATPVELEFSQVEKI
- the secE gene encoding preprotein translocase subunit SecE gives rise to the protein MKKYINFLKEVYEELKKVTWPSRELVKTATATVIVFTLIIAVYLWGLDLLFAKIITFILER
- the rpmG gene encoding 50S ribosomal protein L33 translates to MREIITLACTECKRKNYTTTKNKRKHPDRLELKKYCKFCKKHTLHREIK